In a single window of the Micromonospora inositola genome:
- a CDS encoding FABP family protein: protein MSENPLQPPWLNAPPVDPYPYEESHDLRVGPKLHPSLDGLLPYVGVWRGRGRGGFPTIEDFDFAQEIRISHDGRPFLSYESRAWILDEQSRPVRPAGREVGWWRPVLDGERVTDELEALMTTPTGVMELHIGKRKGTQIEFATDAVVRTATAKEVTAGARLFGIVEGALLYAQEMAAVGHPLSPHLSARLIRVAG, encoded by the coding sequence GTGAGTGAGAATCCACTGCAGCCGCCGTGGCTGAACGCGCCGCCGGTCGACCCGTACCCGTACGAGGAGAGCCACGACCTGCGCGTCGGCCCCAAGCTGCACCCGAGCCTGGACGGCCTGCTGCCGTACGTCGGGGTGTGGCGTGGTCGCGGGCGCGGCGGTTTCCCCACCATCGAGGACTTCGACTTCGCGCAGGAGATCCGGATCAGCCACGACGGCCGGCCGTTCCTGTCCTACGAGTCGCGGGCGTGGATCCTCGACGAGCAGAGCCGCCCGGTGCGCCCGGCCGGCCGTGAGGTCGGCTGGTGGCGTCCGGTGCTGGACGGCGAGCGGGTCACCGACGAGCTGGAGGCCCTGATGACCACGCCGACCGGCGTGATGGAGCTGCACATCGGCAAGCGCAAGGGCACCCAGATCGAGTTCGCCACCGACGCGGTGGTCCGCACGGCGACGGCCAAGGAGGTCACCGCCGGTGCCCGCCTCTTCGGCATCGTCGAGGGCGCCCTGCTCTACGCCCAGGAGATGGCCGCCGTCGGCCACCCCCTCAGCCCTCACCTCTCCGCCCGGCTCATCCGCGTCGCCGGCTGA
- a CDS encoding Fur family transcriptional regulator, with amino-acid sequence MSESSLAELLRSRGLRLTAQRQLVLQAVLELGHATPEQVHTAVREVAAGVNITTIYRTLELLERLGLVTHTHLSHGSPTYHAAGEHQHVHLVCRECGGIDEIDPELLRPLADQLAAQRGFQVDIGHVALFGVCGHCEDGEQK; translated from the coding sequence GTGTCCGAATCCTCCCTTGCGGAACTGCTCCGCTCCCGCGGGCTGCGGCTGACGGCGCAGCGGCAGCTGGTCCTCCAGGCGGTGCTGGAGCTGGGGCACGCCACGCCGGAGCAGGTGCACACGGCGGTCCGGGAGGTCGCCGCCGGGGTCAACATCACCACCATCTACCGCACACTTGAGCTGCTGGAACGGCTCGGTCTGGTGACCCACACCCACCTCTCGCACGGCTCACCGACCTACCACGCGGCCGGCGAGCACCAGCACGTCCACCTGGTCTGCCGGGAGTGCGGCGGGATCGACGAGATCGATCCGGAGCTGCTCCGCCCGCTCGCCGACCAGTTGGCCGCCCAGCGGGGATTCCAGGTCGACATCGGGCACGTGGCGCTCTTCGGCGTCTGCGGCCACTGCGAGGACGGGGAACAGAAATGA
- a CDS encoding aminotransferase class IV gives MVASRVAMLGRGVVPAGEPVLRGDDRGALHGDGLFETMHLRDGRPWLLDAHLARLRAGAAAVELSLPPDGALVELLDAVRADWPAEVEGALRLVCTRGPEGGGPPTVWATLGEVPAAAKRARRDGVTVATLPLGVPAGARPALGWLPAGTKSTSYGVSTAARRWAARNGVDDVLWLSTEGYVLEGPSANVVWLAGSTLCTVPAATTGILPGVTARWLLDHAGDLGLSTEERLVTPAELRVADGAWLTSSLRGLAEVSSLDGSDLPRSDRTPILQALLAFAVP, from the coding sequence GTGGTGGCATCGCGGGTGGCCATGCTCGGGCGGGGCGTCGTACCGGCCGGGGAGCCGGTGCTGCGCGGCGACGACCGGGGCGCCCTGCACGGCGACGGGCTCTTCGAGACGATGCACCTGCGCGACGGCCGCCCCTGGCTGCTCGACGCCCACCTGGCCCGACTGCGGGCCGGCGCGGCGGCCGTCGAGCTGTCGCTGCCGCCCGACGGCGCCCTGGTCGAGCTGCTGGACGCGGTCCGCGCGGACTGGCCGGCCGAGGTGGAGGGGGCGCTGCGGCTGGTCTGCACGCGGGGGCCGGAGGGCGGCGGGCCGCCGACCGTCTGGGCCACCCTCGGCGAGGTCCCGGCGGCGGCGAAGCGGGCCCGGCGGGACGGGGTGACCGTGGCCACCCTCCCCCTCGGGGTGCCGGCCGGGGCCCGTCCCGCGCTCGGCTGGCTGCCGGCCGGGACCAAGTCCACCTCCTACGGGGTGAGCACCGCGGCCCGCCGCTGGGCGGCCCGCAACGGGGTGGACGACGTGCTCTGGCTCTCCACCGAGGGGTACGTGCTGGAGGGTCCGAGCGCGAACGTGGTCTGGCTGGCCGGCTCGACGCTCTGCACGGTGCCGGCCGCGACCACCGGCATCCTGCCCGGCGTCACCGCCCGCTGGCTCCTCGACCACGCCGGCGACCTGGGTCTCAGCACCGAGGAACGGCTGGTCACCCCCGCCGAGCTGCGCGTCGCGGACGGCGCGTGGCTCACCTCGTCCCTCCGCGGCCTCGCCGAGGTCAGCTCCCTCGACGGCAGCGACCTGCCCCGATCGGACCGAACCCCGATCCTCCAGGCGCTCCTGGCCTTCGCCGTCCCGTGA
- a CDS encoding BKACE family enzyme: MTTGTLITVAPTGAESAKAEVPALPVTLDELLLTAKECEALGAAVIHVHLRDDEAKPTLDQGRLRATVAALRESTDLIVQLSSGGAVTDPEAARLAVLDAGPDMASCTMGTVNFGDDVFLNRWEFIVDLHTRMQEKGIVPEYEIFELGHLTALQRLLGKYGLPHGGHVHVDFVMGVPGGMPGTTATLVAAQQMLRDLPAGTTFSATGIGRSTIPVMLASLSAGGHLRVGMEDTVTYAKGRPVESNMQLVARAVGFAQLAQRPPLTTAEARQLLGL; the protein is encoded by the coding sequence ATGACGACAGGGACGTTGATCACGGTTGCCCCCACCGGCGCGGAGTCGGCCAAGGCGGAGGTGCCGGCGCTGCCGGTGACCCTCGACGAGCTGCTGCTGACCGCCAAGGAGTGCGAGGCGCTCGGCGCCGCCGTGATCCACGTCCACCTCCGGGACGACGAGGCGAAGCCGACCCTGGACCAGGGGCGGCTGCGGGCGACGGTGGCCGCGCTGCGGGAGAGCACCGACCTGATCGTGCAGCTCTCCTCCGGCGGCGCGGTGACCGACCCGGAGGCGGCCCGGCTCGCCGTGCTCGACGCCGGGCCCGACATGGCCTCCTGCACCATGGGCACGGTCAACTTCGGCGACGACGTCTTCCTCAACCGCTGGGAGTTCATCGTCGACCTGCACACCCGGATGCAGGAGAAGGGCATCGTGCCGGAGTACGAGATCTTCGAGCTCGGCCACCTGACCGCCCTCCAGCGCCTGCTCGGCAAGTACGGCCTGCCGCACGGCGGGCACGTGCACGTCGACTTCGTGATGGGCGTGCCGGGCGGGATGCCGGGCACCACCGCCACGCTGGTCGCCGCCCAGCAGATGCTCCGTGACCTGCCGGCGGGGACCACCTTCTCGGCGACCGGCATCGGACGCAGCACCATCCCGGTGATGCTCGCCTCGCTGTCGGCCGGCGGGCACCTGCGGGTCGGCATGGAGGACACCGTCACGTACGCCAAGGGCCGGCCGGTGGAGTCCAACATGCAGCTCGTCGCCCGGGC
- the mtfM gene encoding small membrane protein MtfM, which translates to MVTEIGFVSLLVAGLGALAGGLVYVAVRISRGNW; encoded by the coding sequence ATGGTTACCGAGATCGGGTTCGTCAGCCTGCTGGTCGCCGGCCTGGGCGCGCTCGCCGGTGGCCTGGTCTACGTCGCTGTTCGCATTTCGAGAGGTAATTGGTGA
- a CDS encoding DsrE family protein: MARTLVVKATAGADAPERCAQAFTVAATAAAAGVDVSLWLTGESTWFALPGKAQEFELPHSAPLAELLHVILTTGKVTACTQCAARRDIGPGDVIPDVRIAGAAVFVEEAMAEGAQALVY; encoded by the coding sequence ATGGCCCGCACTCTTGTCGTCAAGGCCACCGCCGGCGCGGACGCCCCGGAGCGGTGCGCCCAGGCCTTCACGGTCGCCGCCACGGCGGCGGCCGCCGGGGTCGACGTGTCGCTCTGGCTGACCGGCGAGTCGACCTGGTTCGCGCTGCCCGGGAAGGCGCAGGAGTTCGAGCTGCCGCACTCCGCGCCGCTGGCCGAGCTGCTGCACGTGATCCTGACCACCGGCAAGGTCACCGCCTGCACCCAGTGCGCCGCCCGCCGGGACATCGGTCCCGGCGACGTGATCCCCGACGTGCGCATCGCCGGGGCGGCGGTCTTCGTCGAGGAGGCGATGGCCGAGGGCGCGCAGGCGCTGGTCTACTGA
- the ygfZ gene encoding CAF17-like 4Fe-4S cluster assembly/insertion protein YgfZ: protein MIDIAGAVAAEAIDEETRDQPEPAHRAAGVRGVAAHYGDPMREQRTLATAVGLVDRSHRGVIAVPGADRIGWLHTLTSQHLATLSAGQGTELLVLSPHGHVEQHAMVAEDGETTWLDTEPGATAGLLSYLERMRFFSKVEPRDATADHALLSLVGPAAVGALDTLGVAGLAEPDLVAVPGPKFRAGELPPRPSVVYDVQPLPIGGWARRVALGVDLLVARDAMPQVVDELRGAGVPVVGLWAYEAVRVAARRARVGVDTDHRTIPAEVGLIGPAVHLDKGCYRGQETVARVHNMGKPPRRLVLLHLDGVTTDQPPAAGTPVTLDGRAVGFVGTAVHHYELGQVALAVVKRNVPDDARLLVGETAAAIDPE from the coding sequence ATGATCGACATCGCGGGAGCGGTGGCCGCCGAGGCGATCGACGAGGAGACCCGGGACCAGCCCGAGCCCGCTCACCGGGCGGCCGGCGTGCGGGGCGTCGCCGCCCACTACGGCGACCCGATGCGCGAGCAGCGCACCCTGGCCACCGCCGTCGGCCTGGTCGACCGGTCGCACCGCGGCGTCATCGCGGTGCCCGGCGCGGACCGGATCGGCTGGCTGCACACCCTGACCAGCCAGCATCTGGCCACGCTGAGCGCCGGCCAGGGCACCGAGCTGCTGGTGCTCTCCCCGCACGGACACGTCGAGCAGCACGCCATGGTCGCCGAGGACGGCGAGACCACCTGGCTGGACACCGAGCCGGGCGCCACCGCCGGCCTCTTGTCGTACCTGGAGCGGATGCGGTTCTTCAGCAAGGTCGAGCCGCGCGACGCCACCGCCGACCACGCGCTGCTCTCGCTGGTCGGGCCGGCGGCCGTCGGTGCCCTCGACACCCTCGGCGTCGCCGGGCTCGCCGAGCCCGACCTGGTCGCGGTGCCGGGCCCGAAGTTCCGCGCCGGTGAGCTGCCCCCGCGGCCCTCCGTCGTGTACGACGTGCAGCCGCTGCCGATCGGCGGCTGGGCCCGGCGGGTGGCGCTCGGCGTGGACCTGCTGGTGGCCCGGGACGCGATGCCCCAGGTGGTGGACGAGCTGCGCGGCGCCGGGGTGCCGGTGGTGGGGCTGTGGGCGTACGAGGCGGTCCGGGTGGCCGCCCGGCGGGCCCGGGTCGGGGTGGACACCGACCACCGGACCATCCCGGCCGAGGTCGGCCTGATCGGTCCGGCCGTCCACCTGGACAAGGGCTGCTACCGGGGGCAGGAGACGGTGGCCCGGGTGCACAACATGGGGAAGCCGCCGCGTCGCCTCGTACTGCTGCACCTGGACGGGGTGACCACCGACCAGCCGCCGGCCGCCGGCACGCCGGTGACCCTGGACGGCCGGGCGGTCGGCTTCGTCGGCACCGCCGTGCACCACTACGAGCTGGGTCAGGTCGCCCTCGCGGTGGTCAAGCGCAACGTGCCCGACGACGCCCGCCTGCTGGTCGGCGAGACCGCCGCCGCGATCGACCCGGAGTAA